tagttgagcatcctttcgtgatttttgaattataaattttcggacatcgaaacaagaaaattttttaCGATTAACTCAGGTTattcaacttttattaaaaaaaagccacatttcaaaaacatttttaattttagacataaggacaatatttaatcgatttggtaccaattttgggcgtagtgagggtgctaatccttcctcatgcgtaaccgactcccgagcccgttttctaaaatttgtgtagaccaaaattgttgttttagtaaatcataaatgttttattaaaataaccaaatttttaggtgatccgatcacaccaaaacaaaagatcggtggagactccatgcatttgtttttcaaaagtcgattaccccttttttaaaaattttaaaatttttaaatcaaggaatggtttcgacagcttggcgactccactggggacaataagagagtcaagccgcaaaattgatttatttttgtccttttgtcgaaaatttaaaatttggtttttaacaAATGATTCTTTTACTTCATCTGTTTTGGTTCAAGTCCTATAGAATACTTTTGTATTGCATTGCacgaccgttgtggtcacaccttttaagtgggagtgagaaactatgctttcgtgaggttttcacctccgcatgggctaggggATCGCTTCCGAAATACATCCAtacttatgtcttcgtgaggttttcacctccgtatgggcataaggaaatgtattcccttgagctgaacttggtccatatgagcctataatgggtgaggattgaggaatctgctggttcgggtaccgtATCTCTAGAACTAAACCGCATATAGTAAACCTTAGGAACCATCCTTGGATGAAGCCGCGTCGAGTCTTAGTACTTACCCCTATATGCGTCATAATTATCGTTTATGTGCTTGCATTCTATCGCATATAGTaaacattgcatactaaagggGGCGTTAATCcgtattcaattactaagttagaaaatttgacatggagaatgaatttcttagtaaagttgaggataatgcggccgttcATGCATGGTCGGAGAGGCTGCAATCGGAGAGAGGGGATAGCTTGGCAGAAGGGTGTGTATCGGAGTTGCAGGATTTCACTCGAATCAATGTAGTACAAAACgagctgcaagagttgagagacatttgggctagTTGGAATGAGGGAATCAAGCAATTGTTTTACCAAAATTATGGTGACGTATCCTACCTGCTAGACATTAAAGTGGATAAGAATTTGTTTCGAGCCTTGGTGCAGTTTTGGAATTCTGCatacaagtgtttcacttttggagaaGTGGATTTGGTACCTACCATGGAGGAATACACTACTTTGCTCAGGTGTCCCAAAATTCAAGTCCGGAAGACTTATGCTCGGGTTTTTAGTAGTCAGACTTTCGTGAAGAAACTGATGAGCATTTCTGGGATGAGCGAGCATTGGGTCATTACTCGGATTCAGCAAAAAGGAGATAGCAAATGTATCCCTTGGAAGAATTTGCGAGATTTGATCTTGACACATCCAGATGAAATAAAGAGGGTTGATATatttgccttaagcatctacggATTAGTGATATTTCCTAAGGCTTTGAGGCACGTGGACGAGGCGGTCATTGACTTGTTTGATCGCCTTGAAAAGGGAATCACCCCGGTACCGGCAATATTGACAGAAACATTCAGATCTTTGAGCTCATGTAGGAAGACAGGCAAGGGGCGATTCATTGGATGTGCGCAATTATTGATGGCATGGTTTCACgggcacttttggaaggtagacaaAGTTTCCTATCGAGTCTTCTCTGAGGGTTATTTCCCATTGAAAGAAGAAGCAGCTATACAGTGGAGAAAGGATATCTCAGAGGATAAGTGGATGGACATTCTTCATAACCTCAAGGAGGGGGATATCgagtggagagcttattggatggttccTGACGAGATCATGTACCGATGCGGTAACTTCGATTGGTGCCattgttaggaatttggggagctaccGGGTATACTCCACTGTTAGCCTTGAGGCAATATAAgtcgaggcagtttgtacccacgaccTATGGGCTTGCTCAGAGTGAATTCTCATTTAAAGGTGCTCATTATAAGAAGAGAGTTCGGGAGTTATcggatgcttggaagcaaacttgTTGGATGAAGAGGTTAGCCGTCGGTTCCATAGTAACGCCCGAGTATAGCGAGTGGTTTAGGAagaggattaatgataatattcctaggccAAGCTTGGAGAATGCTCAACCTATCGGGGAACAATTACAAATCGCCCCATCAGAATTGGAAATTAAAAGGCAAGATTTCAAGAAGAAGAGTTTGGAGCTCAGGAAGAAGATCGAACAGTTAGGAGAAGAGAAGATGCATCTAAGGTTAGACGCTGATGTTCAGAGGTCAGAGGCTGagaaatagagaaaagaaaaaactaaGGCCGAAGAAAACCTAAACAGCTTGAAGACAGACTACAAGAAGCTGCGCCTATCTATGAGGACTGCGGGTTTAGGTAAGACTTTCGAACAATGGCGCCACAAAATTCGAGAAGAAAAAGCCAATACCGATCGGTGGGAAAGTAAATTTCGATATGCTCAGGCACGAAACGAAGATTTGGAGAAGAGTCTGTCAAAAAGCCGAAACGAGCGAGGTGAACTAACAGCTAGAGTGGCAGAACTCGAGAAGTCTTTGCATCAGTACCAAAACCGCAACACCGCAATAGAGCTGAGGGCAAGCTTGAGCCAGATAGAAGAGATGAAAGAAAGAATAGGAGAGTTAGAGGCATCACTGTAGAACTATGAAATGCGGATCCAGTTTTTCGAGGCAAACGAGGATCGTTGGAAAGAGCAGCTTCACCATGTgcaagaccaagtcagaaacagagattaccttatgggggaagccataacccAAATTCGGAAGGTAGCAGACTACTTGCAAACTTTAGCGGTTCAAGCGGACATACTGAGCGTGAAGTATGAGTTGGAGTCGGATCACGGACAAGAGCTGGCCTCGTTGCTTAGAAAAATTAGGACTCTAAGTGTTAGAGcgaaattttatttgtaattcgactttatgtaaaagattttattttcgagtgaaattttctaagggcaattgaatcaaaattgatgcctcctttacattcatgcatttgcattacatcagatcattatgcattaaaggccataagagttttctaattaattaattaaaaattatttcagtaacctggaaactaacgaaaaccaaccaactacaagaaaaaaatcaatggataagagactcgaaaaattggagcaaatgcaaaaggacatgCAAGAACAAATGCAGTCTCAGATGGAAGAGCAGCTAGCCAAGATTCAACGAGAGATGAAGGAGCAAATGATAGAGTCCCAGAAACAAATGATGTCCCAGTTATCTAAATTGCTGTTGGGAGGAATAGATAAGGGAAAGGGCCCCATGGACCAAGTTGAGGAAACGAATGAAGATCTCCAATACCCTCCTGGCTTTACTCCGACGCATGTATCGATGAAGCCCGAGATTAACCTACAAAAACATATgtcacaatcataccccagcaAGTTCAGGCTGGAGCTTCAATTCCGATGAACTTCCAAGCCGGCTcaggctctaactttgtcaacaACCCGAACTATCCGCCCGTTCCCGACTTGGATGAAGCTGCTGAAGAGGAAAAGGTGAGGATGGATTCGCAAAAACAATTGGAAGAACGTTGTAGATGGCTCGAGAAAAAATTCAAAGCCATGGAGAGCGCGGATCatcatcaagggattgatgcCAAGGATCTGAGTCTGGTCCCAGATTTAGTCCTCCCCCCTAAATTCAAAATGCctgaatttgagaaatacaatggaacaaGTTGCCCTGAAGCCCACATCACCATGTTCTGCAGGTGAATGACGGGATATGTTAACAATGACCAGCTACTAATccactgctttcaagatagtctggttGGAGCGGCGTCTaagtggtataatcaactgagCCGAGCCAAGATTAACTCATGGAAGGACCTGGCTCAGGCCTTTATGAAGCAATACAATCATGTGACGGACATGACCCCTGACAGAATCACTCTCCAGAATATGGAAAAAAAGTCAAATGAAAGCTTCAGACAGTATgcacaaagatggagagaggtggccatACAAGTTTAGCCGCCACTTCTAGAAAAGGAGACGACaatgctctttatcaacaccttgaAAGCCCTTTTTATCACCCATATGTTAGGAAGTGCCACAAAAAGCTTCTCCGACATAGTGATGACGGGGGAAATAATGAGAATGCTGTGAGGAGCGGTAAAATAGAGTCAGGAGAGAGTGCCAGAAAGTCGGCCCCAAGGAAAAGGAACAATGAAGTGAACAACACGAGCACATTCAACAAGGGGCAGTCCAAGTCAATTACCGTGAATCAACCTAAAACGGTGACTACCAATCAACAAAGCTCTATAAGACAATAATCCAATTCGAGAAAGAACACAGAAAGGCCACAATTTACCCCCATACCCATGAcatatagggagttgtaccagaacctgttcaacgctcatgtagtatcccctttctacctacagccactgcagcccccgtatcccaaatggtatgacacaaatgcccaatgtgaataccacgCGGGAATTACTGGGCACTCAATCGAGAATTGCACTGCATTCAAGAAAGTAGTCGAAAGACTCATTAATGTGGGGATTGTGAGATTTGATGACCCAGCCACGCCCAATGTAGCAGGAAACCCACTCCCCAATCATACTGACCAATGAGTGAATGGGATAAGTGAAGGCTTGAACAAGAAGACCAAATATGAGGTGGCAGAAGTCAGGACCCCGTTGAGGCGGGTATGGAAGGAGATGGCCAAGAGAGTATTGATTGTGTTGGACTCGAGgaaagaatccaaagaagagagaaactactgtgagtttcacgacaaggtggggcatgaaatccaagatTGCGGGGAGTTCAGAGCCCTACTACAAAACATGATGAACAATAAAGAAATTGAATTCTATGAAGAGACCGAAAACCCCGTAGAGGGAGATATATGTGCATCGGAGGGAGAATCGACGGCACAAAATCGAACGCCTAACTATCCCGTGGTGATCATTTCGAGACCCAAAAATAATAAAGCCGGAGTAAAAATGCCACCGAGGGTCATAATCCAAAGACCTGCAGTTTTCCCTTACAAAGACAGCAAAAAGGTCCAATGGAATTATGATTGCAGTGTGATGATGCCGGGAAAGGAGAGCTCGGTTGACGCTACAAGAGGGGACCAAGGCAAGGGTTTCTATACACGTAGCGGGAGGCGTTACGATACGGCGAATGAGGAGGTGCAGCCCACAAAAGGAAAAGCCCAGGTGGTTGATGAAATGAAGGGAAAAGCAACTAAACCTATTAATAAGCCAGTTAATGAAGAAGAGGCcaaggagtttttaaaattcctaaagcatagTGAATACAGCGTGGTGGAACAGCTACGTAAACAACCAGCCTGTATTTCGGTGTTGGCCTTACTTCTAAGCTCGGAAGTTCATCGTAGCGCGCTAATGAAGGTCTTAAATGAGACATACGTTGCCAATGACATCTCCGTTAACAAGCTGGACCGTTTGGTGAACAACATAAGTGCCGACAATTATATCTTCTTTAATGACGACGAGATACCACCCGGGGGCATGGGGTCGACTAAAGCTTTGCATATCACCACGTGCTGTAAAGGGTACACGCTGCCAGACGTACTGATTGACAATGGGTCGGCTTTGAACGTCCTGCCTTTGACCATGCTGAATAGATTACCTATAGATAGCTCTCACATGAAAGAGTGCCAGAACATCATAaaagcatttgatggcacggagagaaaggtgatgggcagaatcgaggtacctcttcagattgggccaaacacatatgaggtggatttcctcgtaatggacatcaagccctcATACAATTGCTTGTTGGGAAGGCCCTAGATACATTCGGCTGGGGCAGTGCCTTCCTCGTTGCATCAGAAATTGAAGCTAGTATCGGAAGGGAGATTGATAACGATCAAGGCTGAGGAGGATATTATTGCAACTGTGAGCAATAATGCAccctatttggagacagatgacgAAGCAATCGAATGCTCATTTCGATCTTTGGAATTTGTTAATGCGATGTTCATCGCCGAGGGAAGCAAAATTCTGGTGCCAAAATTGTCCAAAACCACGAGGATGAGCCTCCAGCTGATGATCGGAAGAAGGGCCCTACCCGGAAGGGGACTTGGGAAACATATGCAAGGAAGGGTTAAAACGTCAATGCCGAAAGACAAGAGAGACCGCTTCGGTTTAGGATTTAAGCCGGATGCAAAACAAAAGAGAAGGGAGCTGGAAAAGAAGCAAGAACGAAGAAGAGCTCGATTAACAGGGAAGGAAATCAAATGGAAACTAATGACATTCTCCCATATATTGAAAACATTTGTGTCCGGGGGAATTATTCATCCCGAGAGAAACACACCAATGACGGGAGCTATAGAAGAAAGGCTGGAAAGCTTGGACATCAACGTCATATGCGAAGAGGAGACCGGAAGAGAGAATTTGTCGGGTATTTGCCTCTGCAAGCCTGGAAGTGTTCTGGACaactggactgcggaagagattcctgtagcttTTAGAACGGATtaagagtaatgtccaaaacacacttattgctctaggcctaggagtaataagaatcttttaTGAAATAGGCCGATGTTTAAAAATGACATTTCAATAAAATACacggttattatcatttttgagcAAATGTTACCTCGTCCTTTCAATTCCATTCATAaccatacaaatgattactttcgaattcttttattcttgaaatattcttctaaatattctttcattcatcattcataatcatatcacgtaaataaatgttttgaattcttttgattctttgtatctgccttcgtcctcataacaggtccccagatattaATGATACGAGTGACACTGCTAGCGACTCAGAATTTCTTTTCGAGCAAGatgtgtgtatggatgattctcaggattttgaagatgaccaaggctGTAACCTATCTGATGATTTGTTGAagatggtagaacaagacgagaaacaaatcctacctcataAAAAATCAGTCGAAATTGTGAGTTTAGGAGAAAgacaagaggtgaagatcggaacatgtatcactgcggagatgaagcgagacctcattgaattacttcaagaattcaaagatgtcttcgcatggtcaaaCCAAGATATGCCCGGGTTGGACACTGACATCGTGGTGCACCGACTCCCCATAAAAGAAGAGTGTAAGCCTGTTCAGCAAAAACTCCGAAGAACGAGGCCCGacgtcttgctaaaaataaaggaagaagTTCGAAAGCAGTTTGATGCTGGATTCCTaaaggtggtaaaatactcaaattgggtagccaacatcgtccctgtccctaagaaagatggaaaagtgcgaatgtgtgtggactacagagatttgaataaaaccagcccaaaagacaatttcccactacctcatatcgacaccctagtggacaacacggctGGACACTCACTGTTTTCATTCATGGACGGTTTTTTGGGATATAACCAGattaagatgcatcctgaagatatggagaaaaccaTATTTGTAACTATGTGGGgcacattctgctacaaggtgatgtcGTTTGGactaaagaatgcaggggcaacttATCAAAAagccatggtaaccctttttcacgacgtgatgcataaagaaatcgagGTCTATGTTGATGAAACGATAGCTAAGTCTCAAACAGAGAAGGAGCACATACAAGTCCTGGAgaaattgttcttgaggttgaggaagtttcagctaaaactcaaccCCGCCAAATGTACTTTTGGAGCCAAGTCTGGAAAGTTGCTCGGTTTCgtggttagtgagaaagggatcgagattgatccagacaaagttaaagccatacaagagctatccCCGCCAcgcactcagaaagaagttcgaggctttctagaaagattaaattacattgctcggttcatttcacaactgaccgagaaatgtgaccctgtctTTCGCCTCCTCAAGAAACATAACCCAGGTGAATGGAatgaagaatgccaaagggctttcgacaaggtcaaacagtaTTTATCCAACGCCCCG
The Gossypium arboreum isolate Shixiya-1 chromosome 10, ASM2569848v2, whole genome shotgun sequence genome window above contains:
- the LOC128282133 gene encoding LOW QUALITY PROTEIN: uncharacterized protein LOC128282133 (The sequence of the model RefSeq protein was modified relative to this genomic sequence to represent the inferred CDS: inserted 1 base in 1 codon; substituted 5 bases at 5 genomic stop codons): MNFQAGSGSNFVNNPNYPPVPDLDEAAEEEKVRMDSQKQLEERCRWLEKKFKAMESADHHQGIDAKDLSLVPDLVLPPKFKMPEFEKYNGTSCPEAHITMFCRXMTGYVNNDQLLIHCFQDSLVGAASKWYNQLSRAKINSWKDLAQAFMKQYNHVTDMTPDRITLQNMEKKSNESFRQYAQRWREVAIQVXPPLLEKETTMLFINTLKALFITHMLGSATKSFSDIVMTGEXNENAVRSGKIESGESARKSAPRKRNNEVNNTSTFNKGQSKSITVNQPKTVGHEIQDCGEFRALLQNMMNNKEIEFYEETENPVEGDICASEGESTAQNRTPNYPVVIISRPKNNKAGVKMPPRVIIQRPAVFPYKDSKKVQWNYDCSVMMPGKESSVDATRGDQGKGFYTRSGRRYDTANEEVQPTKGKAQVVDEMKGKATKPINKPVNEEEAKEFLKFLKHSEYSVVEQLRKQPACISVLALLLSSEVHRSALMKVLNETYVANDISVNKLDRLVNNISADNYIFFNDDEIPPGGMGSTKALHITTCCKGYTLPDVLIDNGSALNVLPLTMLNRLPIDSSHMKECQNIIKAFDGTERKVMGRIEVPLQIGPNTYEVDFLVMDIKPSYNCLLGRPXIHSAGAVPSSLHQKLKLVSEGRLITIKAEEDIIATVSNNAPYLETDDEAIECSFRSLEFVNAMFIAEGSKILVPKLSKTTRMSLQLMIGRRALPGRGLGKHMQGRVKTSMPKDKRDRFGLGFKPDAKQKRRELEKKQERRRARLTGKEIKWKLMTFSHILKTFVSGGIIHPERNTPMTGAIEERLESLDINVICEEETGRENLSGICLCKPGSVLDNWTAEEIPDFEDDQGCNLSDDLLKMVEQDEKQILPHKKSVEIVSLGERQEVKIGTCITAEMKRDLIELLQEFKDVFAWSNQDMPGLDTDIVVHRLPIKEECKPVQQKLRRTRPDVLLKIKEEVRKQFDAGFLKVVKYSNWVANIVPVPKKDGKVRMCVDYRDLNKTSPKDNFPLPHIDTLVDNTAGHSLFSFMDGFLGYNQIKMHPEDMEKTIFVTMWGTFCYKVMSFGLKNAGATYQKAMVTLFHDVMHKEIEVYVDETIAKSQTEKEHIQVLEKLFLRLRKFQLKLNPAKCTFGAKSGKLLGFVVSEKGIEIDPDKVKAIQELSPPRTQKEVRGFLERLNYIARFISQLTEKCDPVFRLLKKHNPGEWNEECQRAFDKVKQYLSNAPVLMPPNLDKPLILYLAVFENSMGCVLGQHDESGRKEKAIYYLSKKFTKCEVRYPPIEKLCCALIWTTRRLRQYMLYHTTWLISKLDPLKYMMESIALNGRMARWQILLSEFDIVYVNQKAVKGSAIAYFLASRALEDYEPLNFDFPNEDLICVATIEEGALEELSWKLNFDGASNAVGNGIGAVLVSPNGDHYPFTSKLDFDCTNNMAKYEACIMGVCAAIECKIKVLEVYGDSALVIYQLKGEWETRDPKLIDYRKLVLELVKEFDDITFHYLPRYENQMVDALATLASMIKVNKQEDVKPIRMSIYETPVHCYNIEEDEERDDHPWYHDILQYMKNREYPDQASENDKRTLRRLAIDYVLDGDILYKRRKDQVLLRCVDAVEAKKILEEVHEGVCGTHANGFTMARQIMRFGYYXSTMEGDCINYAKRCHKCQIYGDKIHVPPSPLHVMVSPWPFSMWGMDVIGPISLKASNGHRFIFAVIDYFTKWVEAASYASVTKSIVSKFLKKEIICRYGMPERIISDNALNLNNSTIAEVCSXFKIRHHNSSPYRPKMNGAVEATNKNIKKIVGKMTKTYRDWHEKLSFALFAYRTSIRTSTGATPFSLVYGMEAVLPIEVEIPSLRVLIELKLEEAEWIQSRYDQLNLIKEKRLRAIRHGQMYQKRMMRAYDKKVRPREFHEGDMVLKKILPIQKDFRGKWMPNWEGPYVVKKAFSGGALILAEMDGRNLPNPINSDSVKKYFT